Within Vigna unguiculata cultivar IT97K-499-35 chromosome 2, ASM411807v1, whole genome shotgun sequence, the genomic segment GggatttttcaaatatttattgtatCACATGGTGTTCTTGTCCTTAATCCTTTAAACTTTGAGAGTACTTAAAATTAAcagatttattatataattttgcattatgattataaaaaaaaaaacttgcataattgcaaatatttatattatatatactattaaaagtttttttatttaaaattgttattgtcTTTAAAGTAACTACTAATTGAGGTGTTTTATTAATAATGATgattagaaagaaaataaaatatcttaaataaattatatcaattttaactttataaaattaacataaattaaattcatttttatattagatatcagtatgtttaaattatatttgattttataactatttttaaatacataaatagtTTATATTGAAATGCATGGCAtgagacagaaaaaaaaatattataatctatGAAAGTACTGGTTCATCCGGCATATCTGAACtgatatctttattttaaaatacattccCAACAGCAAGTAAACTGCAGATGTGTCCATGGATGACTGTAAAACTAACTATTGCCAAACTGTTGAATTGCGGTCATTATCCAGAAACAAAAAGTAAGGCTTCTTATTAAGCACAGAGATGAATAAAGTCACGTGCAGCATGTGTTGCCATTTGAGATAACAGTGTGAGCTCTCCAAACTTTTAGGAAACAAACGCAGCCATTCTCCGGAAAATCGAACATTAAAGatactagaaaaaaaagaaagaaattaagCCTTGGGAGCTTTGTCTAGCAAAACATTATCCTTAAGGTTAAGCTCTGCGGGCGTTTCTTGACCACCACCTAGTATGGAATCATATTCCTCCCCATGAGGAGCAAATTTCTTGTGAAGAACTTTTACAAATTCGGTCTCCTCAAGTTCTTTTGCATTTTCAGCAGCATGAGCCTGAGCCAAATTGGAATAATTCAAGGCAGATTGTGAGAAGAAGGTCATTTCATCTTCTGTGAGCTTTCTCAGGAACTTTGCTGGATTACCTCCCCAAACCtgcaagtaaaagtagtctttcAGTTTAAAGATACAAAGACCATCTCATGcctgatataaataaataagatgaaGACCTTTTGAATCATCCATTTAAATTTAGGCCTGAGTGGTTAGACAACTTCCATTGATAACTCTAATCAATCATAACACGTGTaacttcatttaatttaaatattcaagaGACAGAGAGAGCAGAACAAAGCACATGCCCATTCTCTTCAAAGGGAAACAGAAGGTTCATACAAACCTCTCCATAAGGAATCCTCGTATTCTGCCTTACAAGGGCTCCAGCAGCAACCATGGCATGTTTCTCAACATACACACCATCAAGCAAGGTTGCACCCATGCCAATAAATGCCTCATCCTCAACAGTACATCCTTGTAACACAGCACTATGACCTATGATCACAGTGTGGAAACCTTATATAGAGTTCATACTAAAACAATGCTTAAGTCATTCACGAAATAATAATTCATCACATTCACTCACCTACAGTAACATTATCTCCAATGACTGTTGGTAAGACTTTTCCAGTTAAATTAGACTTGGCAACATGAACAAGAGAATTGTCTTGTATATTAGTTCCAGATCCAATAACTATGCCGTTAACATCACCTTCACACAAAGCATAATGTTCAGAGAGAGGTATAAAACAGCGAGAGAAGCACAAATATTGGAAAGAGGAAGCTGGGAAACATCAGTACTCAACTCTCTGATATATTAAGTATGCAATATGCAGGTAAATGATTATGAGTACATGCGTATAGCATAGCAAACAGAGAGGTACAACAGTTGCCTCTCACACTCCATTGGAATGTGAGTTGAAGCAACGAAAAATGAATAAGGAAACAAACGTCTGGTCCATACTATCTTACTCAGAAAGCAAAAGGAAATGCATAGAAACTTAACGGGCGATTGGTTAtgcttttgataattaattCTTAATGAACATGATTTATTAAAGTAAGTCTGAGTAAATGTGAGCTTCGAGTAATGTGATTTTTGGTTTAGATTAAAGATATTCGAAAATTGGTTTAGATACAAAATACAGCTGGGAAACTTgcaataaaaattgattttagacAAGTAATCGCACAAAATGGAGTTTAAGGTGCATACACATACACACTATTATGTAGGCGTCTTTAGTATTGCAATTcgttaatttgaaataaaatgcaCAACATGAGGTCTtagaaaatgaattaatataacaGTCACATATAaagcaaaaaacaaaaagatacaAATAAGAGAAGTAATTCATAATGCAACACAAGTTTGACCTACAACAAATGTAACAACATTGACAGGAAACGGAACTACGTAAACTAAtcttcaactatttttttctgttatgatgttaatattcaaaacattgatataagaaatatatatttaatgaaaaaaaaaagatttaagtTCAGCAATTTTAGCCATCTTTGCCTTGTGATCTGTACGTGTCTCATTTGTCACTTCAATATATCATTATTATCTTTGTCTTGTAGTATATGACATTGTGGAACTGAAGGGACGTCACGTCACCTTTCTGGTCTTCAGGTTATTGTAAACTAAATTAATGTTGACGCCAAGGATTTGGAACCACAAGCTTGAAAGGTATACATGGGACAGACATGATGACTCACATTAGTGTTGATGCAAAAGCTATCGCTAATGAAATCAATTAGACTAGAGTCTAAAACTTGGGTTGGAATCAGGTTCACCACATAAACGTGGATCCAAGCATACCCTGGGCAAGAAATGAATTTGTAATTCCGTGATTGAAGGTGAGTGTTCGGATATAATAGAGATACACTTACACATTTTGGTCCAGTTTGAATAAATTTCTCAATTGGTGCttacagaaaaagaaaaggaagaaaaaaaatgaaagaagctTATCCATAAGCTACAACTAACTTttacataaacaaatttattaaaatcctCCCAAATTAGCTTTTCCAAAACCTTATTTTAACATACGGGAGAAGTCGATGACATTTATTGTTTCTCGTAAGAGCAGAAAAGTTTATTAGAAGATACTATTTGAAGGAAAAAGCTCACTTCAGAAGAAGCCTTGCAAAAATTTTACGTTTCCGTTAAGCAAGTAAAATACCAATCTCTCACCAGCCACACTTCTCCTAACACGTGCATTTCAGACAAATACAAATACTGATAGTGTGCCCGTAAGGCCGAATCTCTGAACATTACAATTCCAGCAATTGAATGAGAACCCAAAATCACTTAAAACGGTTTCACATTCCTGTAGTTGTATCAAACAAGTGTAAACTAGGCATTCATTTGTAATCCTATACGTTCCCGGGAAGGCTAATCTCAGACGAAGTAAACAAACCCTAATcactgaaaataaaatttggaaacAGCGTGATGGTGGTAGGGTTTACCTCTGAGAACACATCCATACCAAATGGAGGAAGCTGGGCCAACGTGAACATCGCCGAGGAGGGAGGCACTGGGGGCCACAAACGCATCCTTGTGAACGGAAGGATATTTGTCGAAGAGATTCATCAGAGGTCGATGCCTAGACACTGTAAATTTGAAATCGAGATAAGAAACATTGAAGATTGAAATGAAACCCTAATTAAAtggaaatgaaaatgaaaaattgaaggAATTCGTACGCTGTTCTTGGAAGAGGTAGTTGCCTTGGAGGCGTGAGCCAAGGCGATCGATGGCTTGGCCGGTCTCTCGGATCCAAAATCCGACGGCGTAGAAAGCTCTGCCCAAGGTTCCCATTCTGCTGTTGCTAGTGGTTCTGGCACTGCCGCTTCACTTCTACTCCGatcttctcttctctctctttttcttctgttctTCTCTCTTCACTCGCACCTCTAATTTCTGGAaaacattttcaatatttacATCAATTTTGTATaagaccaaataaataaattaaaaaccacTTCCATAGATTTAGAAATTTGATTTACcttttcaacaacaaaaaaagagaGACTCACCTTCTTACAAGCATATTTTCTGTTTGTTTGAAATTAATACTGTAGTGTTGTGttttaagaaaatgtaaataaatgccACTTATTCCGTTttactaaaacaaattaaatatgcaTCATTACTGAGTAACTTTAGGAAGTGAGATAAAGTATGaaacaattataaattcaactttaattttaaaaattaacgtgAAATATTTCACGTTTTTAcactaaagatatattttaactAAAGTTGAATcgacttttatttttaacaatgtttttcatttacatgataaaaaagcaacttttaataatgtatattaaaaaaaattatc encodes:
- the LOC114174092 gene encoding gamma carbonic anhydrase 1, mitochondrial-like, whose translation is MGTLGRAFYAVGFWIRETGQAIDRLGSRLQGNYLFQEQLSRHRPLMNLFDKYPSVHKDAFVAPSASLLGDVHVGPASSIWYGCVLRGDVNGIVIGSGTNIQDNSLVHVAKSNLTGKVLPTVIGDNVTVGHSAVLQGCTVEDEAFIGMGATLLDGVYVEKHAMVAAGALVRQNTRIPYGEVWGGNPAKFLRKLTEDEMTFFSQSALNYSNLAQAHAAENAKELEETEFVKVLHKKFAPHGEEYDSILGGGQETPAELNLKDNVLLDKAPKA